One Panicum virgatum strain AP13 chromosome 9K, P.virgatum_v5, whole genome shotgun sequence genomic region harbors:
- the LOC120652279 gene encoding eudesmanediol synthase-like: MAASEAASPPFSVEMMMGAAGLTGFEPCAWGDFFITHAPPLSQEAEKRMRERVEQLKGELRRRVFGAAGEAMSVADTVALVDTLERLGVDAHFREEIGAALRRVVVVNGESCSDNSGSGSCPDSDLRVVALRFRLLRQHGYWVPTDVFDRFRDATGSFRASLSSDPGSLLSLYNAAHMAIPGERVLYEAISFCRRHLESMRGELASPMAEQVSRALDIPLPRLPKRLETVRYIAEYAREGHDPVALELARLDFDLVRALHLEELRALSLWWKEVYGDVKLSYARDRLVENYFWTCGVFHEEEYSRARILFAKTFGMLSLMDDTYDVYATLEDCHILNEAIQRWDESAVSTLPQYMRRFYINLLKTFQESEDSLQPHEKYRVSYAKKAFQLSSKYYLDEAKWCSEKYAPSFEEHVEVSVMSSGFPTLAVVLLMGAGDLATREAFEWAIGEPAVVSASGEVARFLNDIASYRKGKNKKDALSSVECYARERGVSGEEAAAAIAGMAEHAWRTINRSCMEVGGALLPAARLVVNLTKTLEVIYLGGRDAYTFAGDLRDLVVSLFLNGPAA; encoded by the exons ATGGCTGCGAGCGAGGCTGCGTCTCCTCCTTTCAGCGTGGAGATGATGATGGGCGCCGCCGGGCTCACGGGCTTCGAGCCCTGCGCGTGGGGCGACTTCTTCATCACCCACGCTCCACCGCTCTCACAG GAGGCTGAGAAGCGGATGCGGGAGCGGGTGGAGCAGCTCAAGGGCGAGCTGCGCCGCCGTGTGTttggggccgccggcgaggccatgAGCGTGGCGGACACGGTGGCGCTGGTGGACACGCTCGAGCGCCTCGGCGTGGACGCCCACTTCCGCGAGGAGATCGGCGCCGCGCTAAGACGCGTCGTCGTCGTTAATGGGGAGAGCTGCTCGGATAATTCAGGGTCGGGGAGCTGCCCGGACAGCGACCTCCGCGTCGTCGCGCTTCGGTTCCGCCTGCTCAGGCAGCACGGCTACTGGGTCCCAACAG ATGTGTTCGACAGGTTCAGAGATGCCACGGGCAGTTTCAGAGCAAGCCTGAGCAGCGACCCGGGGAGCCTGCTTAGCCTATACAACGCGGCCCACATGGCGATACCCGGCGAGCGGGTCCTGTACGAGGCCATCTCCTTCTGCAGGCGCCACCTCGAGTCCATGAGAGGCGAGCTCGCGTCGCCCATGGCGGAGCAGGTGTCCCGTGCCCTCGACATCCCGCTCCCGCGGCTCCCCAAGCGGCTGGAGACGGTGCGCTACATCGCTGAGTACGCGAGGGAGGGGCACGACCCCGTGGCCCTGGAGCTCGCCAGGCTCGACTTCGACCTCGTCAGGGCTCTTCACCTCGAGGAGCTCAGGGCCCTGTCCTT GTGGTGGAAGGAGGTTTATGGGGATGTGAAGCTAAGCTACGCCCGAGACCGCCTGGTGGAGAACTACTTCTGGACCTGCGGGGTGTTCCATGAGGAGGAGTACTCCCGTGCAAGAATTCTGTTTGCCAAGACATTTGGGATGCTGTCACTGATGGATGATACTTACGATGTGTATGCTACGCTAGAGGACTGCCACATACTCAACGAAGCCATACAAAG ATGGGATGAAAGTGCTGTTTCTACTCTCCCACAATACATGAGAAGGTTTTACATCAATCTTCTCAAGACCTTCCAAGAGTCGGAGGATAGTTTGCAGCCTCATGAGAAGTACCGTGTCTCCTATGCAAAGAAAGCG TTTCAGCTGTCATCCAAGTACTATCTGGACGAGGCCAAGTGGTGCAGTGAGAAGTACGCTCCGAGCTTCGAAGAGCACGTGGAGGTGTCGGTCATGTCGTCGGGCTTCCCGACGCTGGCCGTGGTGCTGCTCATGGGCGCCGGCGACCTGGCCACTAGGGAGGCCTTCGAGTGGGCGATCGGCGAGCCCGCCGTGGTCAGCGCCAGCGGGGAGGTGGCCCGTTTCCTCAACGACATCGCGTCGTACAGGAAGgggaagaacaagaaggacGCGCTGAGCTCGGTGGAGTGCTACGCCAGGGAGCGCGGCGTGTccggggaggaggccgcggcggcgatcgcCGGCATGGCGGAGCACGCGTGGCGGACCATCAACCGCTCGTGCATGGAGGTGGGCGGCGCGCTGCTGCCGGCCGCGCGGCTGGTCGTGAACCTGACCAAGACGCTCGAGGTCATATACCTCGGCGGCAGGGACGCCTACACCTTCGCCGGCGACCTCAGGGACCTCGTCGTCTCCCTCTTCCTCAACGGCCCTGCTGCCTAA
- the LOC120652289 gene encoding uncharacterized protein LOC120652289: MKQVNSILRSADGHHILAGGLNTLDPTDYSADRWADIVKFYEEIGKPTPKTEVMRYLKAKRYVDAKDFAGECEAVVVVAKGQDVQGTCKYGTRVDYILASPNSPYKFVPGSYAVVSSKGTSDHHIVKADLTVAAGSDGPRSFRRQRVVRMGKGSTTKGIWAAR; the protein is encoded by the exons ATGAAGCAGGTCAACTCCATACTGCGATCTGCCGACGGCCACCacatcctcgccggcggcctgaacACACTCGACCCCACGGACTACTCCGCCGACCGCTGGGCCGACATTGTTAAG TTCTACGAGGAGATCGGCAAGCCGACGCCCAAGACGGAGGTGATGAGGTACCTGAAGGCGAAGCGCTACGTCGACGCCAAGGACTTCGCCGGAGAGTGTGaggccgtggtggtggtggccaaaGGCCAAG ATGTGCAGGGGACGTGCAAGTACGGCACGAGGGTCGACTACATCCTGGCGTCGCCCAACTCTCCCTACAAGTTCGTTCCCGGGTCGTACGCCGTCGTGTCCTCGAAAGGGACGTCAGATCATCACATCGTCAAGGCGGACCTaaccgtcgccgccggcagTGACGGTCCGCGCAGCTTCCGGAGGCAGAGGGTGGTGAGGATGGGCAAGGGCTCGACGACCAAGGGGATATGGGCAGCTAGATAG